From Halorussus lipolyticus:
GTCCGCCGTCTCGGGGACGTACTCGACGTCCTCGTCGATTTCTTCGACTGCACCGCGGTTGCCCACGTGGAGTTCCAGACTCCCGTCGCGCTCCCGGACGTAGCCGTCCACGACTTCGACCGAGACGCCGGGGTCGAACTCGTCGGCGTGTTCGGTGCGCTCGTCCCAGAGGGTCACCCGGATGCGACCGGTCGAATCGCCGAGTTTGAGGTTGGCGACCTTGCCCTCGGACCCGTCGTCGCGGTCGAAGGTCCGAATCTCGTCGGTGTCCAGTACCTTCCCGCGGAGGTTCACGTCGGAGAGACCCAGCGAGAGGTCCTCGACGTTGTAGGTGTCCTGTACCTGTACGTCGATGTCGGTCTCGGCGTCGGGTTCGGCGTCGTTGACGTTGACCTCGACGCCGTTGTACCCCTCCTTGGGTCGGCCCGCGATTCGGAGTACGTCGCCGACTTCCAGTTCTTCCTCGCCAGCGTCGGCCTGCTTGTCCCAGAACGTGATTCGAATCGACCCGGTTTCGTCTGCGACCTCGACGTTGAGGACTCGGCCGTCGTCGCGGTCCTCGTCGTCGCGCTCGAAGGTCCGCACGTCGCCGACGCCGACGACCTTGGCGACGAACTTGACTTCCTCCATTCCGGGTTCGATGTCGGCGATGCTCTCGACTTCCCCACCTTCCTCGTCTAACTCGTGGGCGATGAGCATCGCGGCCGTCTCCTCGTCGGCGAGACCGCCCATCTGCTCTACCTTCTCCTCGACCGCCTCGCGGAACTCCTCCAGCGACACGTCGGCGTCGAGGTCGGCGTAAACGTCCTCTATCGCGCCCATTGTTTTTCTCGAAAACTGGTTGTGGGTGCTGGTGTATGTCTGTGTCGGTACGCCATCGTGAGGAGGTTTCGTCCCGTCTTCGGATATAAACGCTCGGCCGCTATCTGGTTCTACTCGGAGTCGGCGGTCGTGGTCGCCCCGGCCGTCGTTGCTGTCGCGGTTGCCGCGGTCGTGACGGTCTCGGCCTCGCCCATCGCTTGGTGGACCACGCGAACCTCTGCTGGCAGTCCGTCCTCGAACGAGGCGGTGGCCTCGTAGTCGATTTCCACGATACACTGGGCGCAGGCCCCGGCCTCGTCTTTCTGCATCGAGGCCACGGTCAGTTCCAGCGTCCCGGTCTCGGGGTCGTAGCCCGCGTCGGCGAGTTCGGCCACGTAGCAGGCGTTCGACCCCGAAATCGTCCCGGTGACGCTGACGGACCCGCTCTCCGCGTCGAAACCGACCTCGGCCTCGTTGGTCGGCTGACCGCACCCGGCGTCGGTGAGTTCGAACGTCGTGCCCGCGAGCGTCGGCGGCCGTGTCGTTGTCGTCGTCTCTCGCTTTGCAGTGGTCCCGGTGGTGGTCTCGTCCACGCCGCCGGCGGCCTCCTCGTACTGACTCAGACACCCACCGAGAGACGCGGTACCGAGTATCGCACCGAAGTTTGCGAGTAGTTTTCGTCGCTCCATACAGAGCGCCACGACGCGCAGTTTCAAATATATCGCGGATGGAAAAATTGTTATTTGTCCTTGCGTCGCTGTGCCACTGCGTAATCAGACCGTAACCCCTATTAATGGAACCGGCATACGTAGAGATGAGTCCTGATAGGGTAGTGGACTATCCTCTTGGCTTGCGGAGCCAGGGACCGGAGTTCAAATCTCCGTCAGGACGTTTCTGCCGCGACGCAACACCGCGAGAGCCTT
This genomic window contains:
- a CDS encoding single-stranded DNA binding protein; this encodes MGAIEDVYADLDADVSLEEFREAVEEKVEQMGGLADEETAAMLIAHELDEEGGEVESIADIEPGMEEVKFVAKVVGVGDVRTFERDDEDRDDGRVLNVEVADETGSIRITFWDKQADAGEEELEVGDVLRIAGRPKEGYNGVEVNVNDAEPDAETDIDVQVQDTYNVEDLSLGLSDVNLRGKVLDTDEIRTFDRDDGSEGKVANLKLGDSTGRIRVTLWDERTEHADEFDPGVSVEVVDGYVRERDGSLELHVGNRGAVEEIDEDVEYVPETADIDGLEIGDEVDIGGVVRETQDKRTFDRDDGSEGQVRNIRVQDDTGDIRVALWGEKADKDIAPGDEVQLADVEIQDGWKDDIEGSAGWQSTVTVLGEADPSAGSNASGGDDAASAGSDSTGLGSFGGDGGGAAASTAETASNGGTEATGEQVEFTGTVVQAGDPIILDDGDETVSVESSADVTLGEKVTARGELRDGTLDADDVF